One Longimicrobiales bacterium DNA segment encodes these proteins:
- a CDS encoding DUF2723 domain-containing protein: MTSSDEKLSPASDDDFQPPYQAAAIAGGMVFGLYALTLSPTTAFWDTSEYIATGEIMGIPHPPGNPLFVVLARAWSILLTPLGLTAAVKINLFSALMSASAHGLWFLVVHHVLRFFSEDRFFRLAGASAAVLVSSTAYTVWNQSNVNEKVYTVSLLTIALLSWLAVRWQENLGKGKDDNLLILMAFVLALSVGNHLMAFLAAPAIGLFILYVHPQSLLNWRLYVAGIGAAMLGLTIHLFLPIRAGLSPVINEAAPTCPDIGSAIGAVVTYGKAGCVALAEAISRDQYSKPPLVPRQAALSSQFVNYLQYFDWQWARSLAGDDTVFPRIRLPFTMLFTGFGVWGAIEHARRDKASFIYLATLFGTLSVALLYYMNFKYGYSLQAPVADRALHEVRERDYFFIVSFSVWGLWAGMGIATLWQEAAREIGSTLKKVSPILLMACIPLVFNWGWASRNDDYSARDWAYNLLMSVEPYSVLFTNGDNDTFPLWYLQEVEGIRRDVTVVVTSYLNTAWYTKQLRDLTTPCEVGVDPSDDWTVIQCQRPYTFENTDAAYVTDAGQANGKTSIVVAQIMTPTKSIIPLDDQQIEEAAAAYSRIDQAVTLQIGQVQARLPGDQYLAPWQRFALTLMVESIDDRPIYFASSGNAAISLGVQPYLVRQGLAFRMNDGALTDSMEAATALEPSPYSSVTGNWLDEARTKILMEEVFVHRGGIPHEWDHWPDIATLGIPNYYSWVYTALMQGANQSANIEAAEQYRIEAEAWLQLGTPAGS, translated from the coding sequence ATGACCTCTTCTGACGAAAAGCTGTCGCCTGCGAGCGACGACGACTTCCAGCCGCCCTACCAGGCGGCTGCCATCGCCGGGGGCATGGTGTTCGGGCTCTACGCGCTCACCCTGTCTCCAACGACCGCGTTCTGGGACACGAGCGAATACATCGCTACGGGCGAGATCATGGGCATTCCCCATCCTCCGGGGAATCCTCTCTTCGTCGTGCTTGCACGGGCCTGGTCCATTCTTCTGACTCCGCTCGGCCTCACGGCTGCGGTGAAGATCAATCTGTTCAGCGCCCTGATGAGTGCGTCCGCGCATGGGCTCTGGTTCCTGGTCGTCCACCACGTACTGCGCTTCTTCTCGGAAGACCGATTCTTCCGTCTGGCCGGTGCGTCTGCGGCAGTGCTAGTCAGCTCGACAGCCTACACCGTCTGGAATCAGTCGAACGTGAACGAGAAGGTGTATACGGTCTCGCTTCTCACCATCGCGCTCCTTTCCTGGCTGGCAGTCCGGTGGCAGGAGAACCTCGGGAAGGGGAAGGACGACAACCTTTTGATTCTCATGGCGTTCGTTCTCGCCTTGAGCGTTGGAAACCACTTGATGGCCTTTCTCGCGGCGCCCGCCATCGGCCTCTTCATTCTGTATGTGCACCCCCAGTCCTTGCTGAACTGGCGGCTCTACGTCGCAGGAATCGGGGCGGCCATGCTCGGGCTCACCATCCATCTCTTCCTGCCGATTCGTGCGGGACTGAGTCCGGTCATCAACGAAGCCGCGCCAACGTGCCCGGATATCGGATCGGCGATCGGTGCTGTGGTCACGTACGGGAAAGCCGGGTGCGTCGCGCTCGCTGAGGCGATCAGCCGCGATCAGTACTCGAAGCCACCGCTGGTGCCTCGACAGGCTGCCCTGTCGTCACAGTTCGTGAACTACCTGCAGTATTTCGACTGGCAGTGGGCCCGGTCACTGGCGGGAGACGATACGGTATTTCCACGTATCCGACTCCCATTCACGATGCTCTTCACCGGCTTCGGCGTCTGGGGGGCTATTGAGCACGCCCGGCGCGACAAGGCCAGTTTCATCTACCTCGCGACACTCTTCGGGACGCTGTCAGTCGCGCTGCTCTACTACATGAACTTCAAGTACGGCTACTCGCTACAGGCGCCGGTAGCCGACCGTGCTCTCCATGAGGTACGTGAGCGTGACTACTTCTTCATCGTCAGCTTCTCGGTGTGGGGTCTCTGGGCGGGCATGGGCATCGCGACGCTGTGGCAGGAAGCGGCTCGCGAAATAGGGAGCACCCTCAAGAAGGTCAGTCCAATTCTACTCATGGCGTGCATCCCGCTTGTGTTCAACTGGGGATGGGCCTCGCGGAACGACGACTACTCAGCGCGCGACTGGGCATATAACCTGCTGATGAGTGTTGAACCGTACTCGGTGCTCTTCACCAACGGCGACAATGACACTTTCCCGCTCTGGTATCTGCAGGAGGTGGAGGGTATCCGCCGCGATGTCACGGTGGTGGTCACGTCGTACCTGAACACTGCGTGGTACACGAAGCAGCTTCGCGACCTCACCACGCCCTGCGAGGTGGGTGTCGACCCGTCCGACGACTGGACCGTGATCCAGTGTCAGCGCCCGTACACGTTCGAGAATACAGACGCTGCCTACGTGACCGACGCCGGTCAGGCGAACGGGAAGACGTCGATCGTAGTCGCGCAGATCATGACGCCGACCAAGTCGATCATCCCGCTCGACGATCAGCAGATCGAGGAAGCGGCGGCGGCGTATTCGCGAATTGATCAGGCCGTCACCCTCCAGATCGGTCAAGTGCAAGCCCGGCTTCCCGGCGATCAGTACCTGGCTCCGTGGCAGCGATTCGCGCTCACGCTCATGGTCGAGTCCATCGACGATCGCCCGATCTACTTCGCTTCCAGCGGAAACGCAGCAATCTCCCTGGGCGTGCAGCCTTATCTGGTCAGGCAGGGCCTCGCTTTCCGTATGAACGACGGTGCGCTGACCGACAGCATGGAGGCAGCCACGGCGCTTGAGCCGTCACCGTACAGCAGCGTGACCGGCAACTGGCTGGACGAAGCAAGGACCAAGATCCTTATGGAGGAGGTCTTCGTGCACCGCGGCGGAATCCCACATGAATGGGATCATTGGCCGGATATTGCGACGCTTGGTATTCCCAACTACTACTCATGGGTCTACACGGCACTCATGCAGGGTGCCAATCAGTCCGCCAACATCGAAGCCGCAGAGCAGTACCGGATCGAGGCAGAAGCGTGGCTGCAGCTAGGAACACCGGCGGGCAGTTGA